One window from the genome of Salvia miltiorrhiza cultivar Shanhuang (shh) chromosome 7, IMPLAD_Smil_shh, whole genome shotgun sequence encodes:
- the LOC130994315 gene encoding uncharacterized protein LOC130994315: MAPPTLKGNEGPLGTEEWMRQMERIFNYMRCRDDSKVTCAAFQLIDDAGHWWKSETATLTEEQVRAITWRTFKEKVMGKYFPKAFCKQKEIELMNLEQRNLTVLEYERKFTQLARFAPHLVDTDEKKAWRFENGLRPEIGGHLAALNITSYSKILERAQAVASRLKLDNSVARPQHTGGKRRWDDREKKRNNQAEKKPRSNMGDNQGFVPNKPLCPRCQRHHFGECRYGENVCYRCHKGGHMAMNCPEAQRINAPNNIPTWRNKNNNWGKNQGNNNNNGARRGEARVYAMN; the protein is encoded by the coding sequence ATGGCACCACCGACTTTGAAAGGAAATGAGGGACCTTTGGGGACTGAAGAGTGGATGCGTCAGATGGAACGTATTTTCAACTACATGCGTTGTAGAGATGACTCGAAGGTGACATGTGCGGCCTTCCAACTTATAGATGATGCAGGGCATTGGTGGAAGTCAGAAACTGCTACCCTTACTGAGGAGCAGGTGAGAGCCATCACCTGGCGGACATTCAAGGAGAAAGTGATGGGGAAGTATTTCCCAAAGGCTTTTTGCAAGCAAAAGGAGATAGAGCTCATGAACCTGGAGCAAAGGAACCTGACCGTGCTGGAATACGAGCGGAAATTTACCCAACTAGCTCGTTTTGCCCCTCACTtggtggacactgatgagaagaAGGCATGGAGGTTCGAGAATGGGTTACGCCCTGAGATTGGTGGACATTTGGCGGCTCTCAACATCACATCATACTCAAAAATCTTGGAGCGAGCTCAAGCAGTCGCATCACGCCTCAAACTAGACAACTCGGTTGCTCGACCTCAACATACTGGAGGAAAGAGGCGGTGGGATGATCgagaaaaaaagagaaacaaTCAAGCAGAAAAGAAACCAAGGAGTAATATGGGAGACAACCAAGGATTTGTGCCAAACAAGCCTCTATGCCCACGTTGCCAGCGTCACCATTTCGGAGAGTGCAGATATGGCGAAAATGTATGCTACCGATGTCACAAAGGAGGACATATGGCGATGAACTGCCCAGAAGCACAGAGAATAAATGCCCCGAACAACATCCCAACCTGGCGGAACAAGAATAATAACTGGGGAAAGAATCagggcaacaacaacaacaatggtGCTCGTAGGGGAGAGGCACGAGTCTATGCCATGAACTAG
- the LOC130994316 gene encoding uncharacterized protein LOC130994316 has protein sequence MQQQQKPGKLHGQGLQPHQAQAVTVLRSGKVVDNKVEAPVEEPPKEARMEEQEKEPLQPREEEKEKESEVKLHKAAKPYKPPVPYPSRLKNEKLDQQFTDFYNMLAKVNVNLPLLDVIRNVPTYLKFFKELASKKRRFEDNEKILVSEVANSIMQQPLPTKQRDPSSFVINIALGNGKEASGMLDLGAGINLMP, from the coding sequence ATGCAACAACAACAAAAGCCGGGAAAGCTCCATGGCCAAGGATTGCAGCCCCACCAAGCCCAAGCAGTCACTGTCTTACGCAGTGGAAAAGTGGTGGACAACAAAGTGGAAGCTCCTGTGGAAGAACCCCCCAAGGAAGCCCGCATGGAGGAGCAAGAAAAGGAGCCACTGCAGCCAAGAGAggaggagaaagagaaggagtCAGAAGTGAAGCTCCACAAGGCCGCCAAGCCATATAAACCGCCGGTTCCTTACCCGAGCCGGCTGAAGAATGAGAAGCTGGACCAGCAATTCACtgacttctacaacatgttaGCAAAGGTGAATGTGAACTTACCTTTGCTGGATGTGATCAGGAACGTCCCAACATACTTGAAGTTCTTCAAGGAGTTGGCTTCTAAGAAAAGGAGGTTCGAGGACAACGAGAAGATTTTGGTGTCCGAGGTTGCAAACTCCATAATGCAACAGCCCTTACCGACCAAGCAACGAGACCCAAgtagttttgtgattaatattgccttgggaaatggtaaggaggcctcgggGATGTTAGATTTGGGGGCTGGAATCAATTTAATGCCTTAG